The Mesobacillus jeotgali genome window below encodes:
- the metA gene encoding homoserine O-succinyltransferase, whose protein sequence is MPIKIPQHLPAKEILEKENIFIMDDSRAAQQDIRPLNILILNLMPEKEKTERQLLRLLGNTPLQVNITFLKTATYDSKNTSQYHLEEFYLTFAEVKEKKYDGMIITGAPIELMEFEEVHYWNELKEILDWTERNVTSALHICWGAQAALYHHFGINKYTLPRKCSGVFSHRVLDHTEKLLRGFDDEFFAPHSRNTDISEETLESHPELKLLASSEEAGALIISSRDSRKIMITGHLEYEATTLAEEYMRDKEKGIGIEMPENYFPQDDPEKNPTNRWRSHAHLFFSNWLNYYVYQETPYEWD, encoded by the coding sequence TTGCCTATTAAAATCCCGCAACACTTGCCAGCGAAAGAAATACTGGAAAAAGAAAATATTTTCATCATGGATGACAGCCGTGCTGCCCAACAGGATATCCGCCCATTGAATATTTTGATCCTCAATCTGATGCCTGAAAAGGAAAAAACAGAGAGACAGCTGCTGAGGCTTCTCGGGAATACGCCACTCCAGGTAAACATAACATTCTTAAAGACCGCTACATATGATTCGAAAAACACATCACAATACCATCTTGAAGAGTTTTATCTGACCTTTGCTGAAGTAAAAGAAAAGAAATATGACGGTATGATCATCACCGGTGCCCCCATTGAGCTGATGGAATTTGAGGAAGTACACTATTGGAACGAACTGAAGGAAATCCTCGATTGGACGGAGCGGAATGTTACCTCTGCATTGCATATATGCTGGGGAGCACAGGCAGCTTTATATCATCACTTTGGCATTAATAAATATACTCTGCCGAGGAAATGTTCGGGCGTATTCAGTCATAGAGTCCTAGACCACACCGAAAAACTCTTAAGAGGCTTTGACGATGAATTTTTTGCTCCTCATTCAAGGAATACGGATATAAGCGAAGAAACGTTGGAAAGTCATCCAGAGCTTAAGCTGCTTGCTTCATCTGAAGAGGCCGGTGCTTTGATCATCTCCAGCAGAGACAGCAGAAAAATCATGATTACGGGCCACCTTGAATATGAGGCTACTACACTTGCAGAAGAATACATGCGAGATAAGGAGAAAGGCATTGGAATCGAAATGCCGGAGAACTATTTCCCGCAGGATGATCCAGAAAAGAATCCGACCAACCGCTGGAGGTCCCATGCGCATTTGTTCTTTTCAAACTGGCTTAACTATTATGTATATCAAGAAACTCCATATGAATGGGATTAG
- the ilvD gene encoding dihydroxy-acid dehydratase yields MGKDLRIKSHVFSDDARKAPNRAMLRAVGFSDDDFRKPMIGIASTWSEVTPCNIHIDKLAVKAKEGARAAGGAPLIFNTITVSDGISMGTDGMRYSLPSRDLIADSIETVVQGESLDGFVAIGGCDKNMPGCMMAIARMDLPSVFVYGGTIKPGNLDGKDIDIVSAFEGVGQYNKGAIGDEQLHKIECQACPGSGSCGGMYTANTMASAIEALGMSLPGSSSHPAETDEKREDCYKAGEVVYQMLEQDLRPRQILTKEAFENAITVVMALGGSTNAVLHLMAIAHAAEVDLTLDDFNRIQERVPHLADLKPSGKYVMQDLFYAGGVPAVMKLLLKEGLLHGDCLTVTGRTLEENLKDFPDLKPDQKVIRPAAEPFRKNGPLVVLKGNLAPDGAVAKVSGLKVKSMTGPAKVFDDEESASKAVMSDEIVAGDVLVIRYEGPKGGPGMPEMLSLSAILVGKGLGESVALLTDGRFSGGSHGLVIGHIAPEAQVGGPIALIKDGDVITVDSEQKLISVALSEEELAVRRQNWTPPPLPKRGALAKYARLVSCSSKGAVTDLFAGETVQEPVHS; encoded by the coding sequence ATGGGAAAAGATTTAAGGATCAAGAGCCATGTATTTAGTGATGATGCCAGAAAGGCCCCGAACAGAGCAATGCTGCGTGCGGTTGGTTTCAGCGACGATGATTTCAGAAAGCCGATGATTGGAATAGCGAGTACCTGGAGTGAGGTGACTCCTTGTAATATACATATTGATAAGCTAGCAGTGAAAGCGAAAGAGGGTGCAAGAGCAGCAGGTGGAGCGCCGTTGATTTTTAACACTATCACTGTATCGGATGGAATATCGATGGGAACAGACGGAATGCGCTATTCGCTTCCAAGTCGGGATTTAATTGCTGATTCGATTGAAACAGTGGTCCAGGGGGAAAGTCTGGACGGTTTCGTTGCCATTGGAGGCTGTGATAAAAATATGCCAGGCTGCATGATGGCGATTGCCAGAATGGACCTTCCTTCTGTTTTTGTTTATGGAGGAACAATCAAACCCGGAAATCTAGATGGAAAGGACATCGACATCGTGTCAGCATTCGAAGGTGTCGGCCAGTATAACAAGGGTGCAATCGGTGATGAACAACTTCATAAGATTGAGTGCCAAGCTTGTCCAGGTTCTGGATCCTGTGGAGGGATGTACACTGCTAATACAATGGCCAGCGCTATCGAGGCCCTTGGCATGAGCCTGCCAGGAAGTTCATCACACCCAGCAGAAACGGATGAAAAGCGGGAGGATTGCTATAAAGCCGGAGAAGTGGTCTATCAGATGCTGGAGCAAGACCTTCGTCCAAGACAGATTTTAACGAAGGAGGCTTTTGAAAATGCGATTACGGTCGTAATGGCTCTTGGGGGATCCACAAATGCTGTCCTGCATCTAATGGCCATTGCACACGCTGCTGAAGTTGACCTGACTCTGGATGATTTCAATAGGATCCAGGAAAGAGTCCCTCATCTTGCCGACTTGAAGCCAAGCGGCAAATATGTCATGCAAGATCTCTTCTATGCTGGCGGGGTTCCTGCAGTCATGAAACTCTTATTAAAAGAAGGACTGCTCCACGGTGATTGCCTCACTGTTACGGGAAGAACACTCGAAGAGAATCTTAAGGACTTTCCTGACTTAAAACCTGACCAAAAAGTCATTCGCCCTGCAGCCGAGCCGTTCAGAAAGAATGGTCCGCTCGTTGTTTTAAAAGGGAACCTTGCACCCGATGGCGCTGTGGCAAAAGTATCGGGATTAAAGGTTAAAAGTATGACTGGTCCTGCAAAGGTTTTTGATGATGAAGAGTCAGCTTCAAAAGCAGTGATGTCTGATGAAATTGTCGCTGGAGACGTATTGGTCATCCGGTATGAAGGTCCAAAGGGAGGACCGGGTATGCCTGAAATGCTGAGCCTATCAGCAATCCTGGTGGGGAAAGGCCTTGGAGAAAGTGTTGCACTGCTGACAGATGGAAGGTTTTCGGGCGGCAGTCACGGACTGGTTATAGGCCATATTGCCCCTGAAGCACAGGTTGGCGGTCCGATTGCATTAATAAAAGATGGGGACGTGATTACGGTTGATAGTGAACAGAAGCTGATCTCGGTTGCGTTAAGTGAGGAGGAGCTTGCGGTTCGCAGGCAAAACTGGACTCCGCCGCCACTTCCAAAGAGAGGTGCACTGGCTAAATACGCCAGACTTGTTTCTTGTTCCTCAAAAGGCGCTGTAACCGATCTTTTCGCTGGAGAAACTGTCCAGGAGCCTGTCCATTCCTAG
- a CDS encoding formate--tetrahydrofolate ligase — translation MGTNIQVKSDIEIARDSKMKPIVDIAASIGLDADDIELFGKYKAKLSSEALAKLKTKESGKVVLVTAINPTPAGEGKSTVTVGLADALNKLGKKTMIAMREPSLGPTMGIKGGATGGGFAQVLPMEDINLHFTGDLHAITTANNALAALIDNHLQQGNKLNIDQRRIVWKRALDLNDRALRKVIVGLGGPMQGVPREDGFDITVASEIMAVLCLASDLKDLKLRLSKMVVAYNYEKQPVTVGDLGVEGALTLLLKEAVKPNLVQTIEHTPALIHGGPFANIAHGCNSVIATEAASKLADFVVTEAGFGADLGAEKFLNIKARTAGIDPSAVVIVATIRALKMHGGMKKTELVNENVQALKDGFTNLKKHVETIASFGLPYVVAINSFITDTELETNTLREMCENAGIPVALTEVWEKGGAGGIELAESLLDVIEKSENTFAHLYDLSDSLEDKIKTIACQVYGADGVEFSPKAKKQLIDFEGFGWGVLPVCMAKTQYSLSDDPQKLGRPSGFTITVRELKPSVGAGFIVALTGEVMTMPGLPKLPAALNMDVDDEGNAVGLF, via the coding sequence ATGGGAACAAATATTCAAGTTAAGTCAGATATTGAAATTGCTCGTGATAGTAAAATGAAACCGATTGTTGATATTGCAGCGAGCATTGGCCTGGATGCCGATGATATTGAGCTGTTTGGAAAGTATAAAGCGAAGCTGTCCTCGGAAGCTTTGGCGAAATTGAAAACTAAGGAGAGCGGCAAGGTCGTTCTTGTAACTGCGATCAATCCTACTCCTGCCGGGGAAGGAAAATCTACTGTAACGGTCGGGCTGGCAGATGCATTGAACAAGCTAGGTAAAAAAACGATGATTGCCATGCGTGAACCTTCATTGGGACCAACTATGGGAATCAAGGGCGGTGCAACAGGCGGAGGTTTCGCGCAGGTGCTCCCGATGGAGGATATCAATCTTCACTTCACAGGCGACCTGCACGCGATTACTACGGCAAATAATGCACTGGCTGCTTTGATTGATAATCATCTGCAGCAGGGCAACAAGCTGAACATCGATCAGCGCAGAATCGTTTGGAAGCGCGCTCTCGACTTGAATGATCGTGCATTAAGAAAAGTGATCGTCGGACTGGGCGGGCCGATGCAGGGCGTTCCTCGTGAGGATGGCTTCGATATTACGGTTGCATCAGAAATCATGGCTGTACTTTGCCTTGCAAGCGACTTGAAGGACTTGAAGCTCCGTCTTTCCAAGATGGTTGTTGCTTATAATTATGAAAAACAGCCTGTCACTGTGGGCGACCTGGGAGTAGAAGGGGCTTTGACACTTTTATTGAAGGAAGCAGTAAAGCCGAACCTTGTCCAGACCATAGAACATACTCCGGCACTGATCCATGGCGGCCCGTTTGCGAACATAGCACATGGATGCAACAGTGTCATCGCGACCGAGGCTGCGTCCAAGCTTGCTGACTTTGTTGTTACGGAAGCAGGGTTTGGTGCGGATCTGGGAGCAGAGAAGTTCTTGAATATTAAAGCAAGAACTGCGGGGATCGATCCGTCAGCGGTTGTCATTGTTGCAACCATCCGCGCACTGAAGATGCATGGTGGAATGAAGAAAACAGAATTGGTCAACGAAAATGTGCAAGCATTGAAGGACGGATTCACGAACCTGAAAAAGCATGTTGAGACGATTGCCAGCTTTGGCTTGCCATATGTAGTTGCCATTAACTCATTCATTACAGATACGGAACTTGAAACAAATACATTGAGAGAAATGTGTGAAAATGCAGGAATCCCAGTTGCCTTGACTGAAGTATGGGAAAAAGGCGGCGCTGGCGGAATTGAGCTTGCTGAGAGCCTTCTAGATGTAATTGAAAAGAGTGAAAATACCTTTGCCCATCTTTATGACTTGTCCGATTCACTTGAGGACAAAATCAAGACGATTGCCTGTCAGGTTTATGGTGCGGATGGAGTCGAGTTTTCACCGAAAGCAAAGAAGCAGCTTATTGACTTTGAAGGATTCGGCTGGGGTGTACTGCCAGTCTGTATGGCTAAGACACAATATTCATTGTCTGATGATCCGCAAAAACTTGGAAGGCCGTCAGGTTTCACTATTACCGTAAGGGAACTTAAGCCTTCGGTAGGTGCCGGGTTTATCGTAGCGTTAACAGGCGAAGTCATGACAATGCCTGGTTTGCCAAAGCTTCCGGCAGCTTTGAATATGGATGTTGATGATGAGGGCAATGCTGTTGGATTGTTCTAA
- a CDS encoding HD domain-containing protein: MEDKIVMAEEFVKAELGKDSSGHDWHHIDRVRKNARLIWSKEKKGDWFIIEMAALLHDIPDDKLNESEEAGWAKLDSFLHSIKIESELVSRIKNCIETVSYKGGRVIELDSIEAEIVQDADRLDALGAIGIARTFAFGGKKGHPIYEPELNVRDQMTLEEYRQGDSSSVNHFYEKLLKLKDKMNTEHARQLAEERHRFMETFLDQFYSEWNGKA; this comes from the coding sequence ATGGAAGATAAAATCGTAATGGCAGAGGAATTTGTCAAAGCTGAGCTTGGCAAGGATTCTTCCGGGCATGACTGGCACCATATTGACAGGGTCAGGAAGAATGCCCGGCTTATATGGAGCAAGGAGAAGAAGGGTGACTGGTTCATTATCGAAATGGCTGCCTTGCTTCACGATATACCAGATGATAAATTGAATGAATCGGAAGAAGCAGGATGGGCTAAACTGGATTCATTTTTGCATAGCATAAAAATCGAGAGCGAACTCGTTTCAAGAATCAAGAACTGTATCGAAACAGTTTCTTATAAAGGCGGCAGGGTGATTGAGCTTGACAGCATCGAAGCGGAGATTGTCCAGGATGCTGACCGGCTTGATGCTCTTGGTGCCATAGGGATTGCAAGGACTTTTGCATTTGGCGGTAAAAAAGGCCACCCGATCTATGAGCCTGAGCTGAATGTCAGGGACCAGATGACACTGGAAGAATACAGGCAAGGCGACAGCTCTTCGGTCAATCACTTTTACGAAAAGCTTTTGAAGCTAAAAGATAAAATGAATACTGAGCATGCAAGACAACTGGCAGAGGAAAGACATAGATTCATGGAAACTTTCCTTGATCAATTTTACAGTGAATGGAATGGTAAGGCATGA
- a CDS encoding AIM24 family protein, whose translation MSRYSIEEFVNNTKQEDKGEGLFELETPRMLEINLNGQVWSKAGAMVSYRGQIKFEREGVLEHGIGKMFKKALTGEGTSLMKANGNGKLYLADQGKKISILHLQNDAIFVNGNDLLAFEPSIGWDIKLMRRVAGMLSGGLFNVRLEGTGMVAITSHYEPLTLLVSPDNPVYTDPNATVAWSGNLQPEFVTDISFKTFLGRGSGESIQMKFSGDGFVVVQPFEEVYYAPQS comes from the coding sequence ATGAGTCGTTATTCAATCGAAGAGTTTGTCAACAATACAAAGCAGGAGGATAAAGGGGAAGGATTATTTGAGCTGGAGACACCGAGAATGCTGGAGATCAATCTGAATGGCCAGGTATGGTCGAAAGCTGGAGCGATGGTTTCCTATCGCGGCCAGATCAAGTTTGAGCGTGAGGGAGTGCTTGAACATGGAATCGGCAAGATGTTCAAAAAGGCATTAACAGGTGAAGGCACCTCATTAATGAAAGCCAACGGCAATGGAAAGCTATATTTGGCTGACCAGGGGAAGAAAATATCAATCTTGCATTTACAGAATGACGCCATTTTCGTAAACGGCAATGACCTGCTGGCATTCGAGCCATCCATCGGCTGGGATATCAAATTGATGCGCCGGGTCGCCGGAATGCTGTCGGGTGGTCTGTTCAATGTCCGTCTTGAGGGTACTGGAATGGTGGCAATCACTTCCCATTATGAACCGCTGACGCTGCTTGTCAGTCCGGATAACCCAGTTTATACAGATCCGAACGCAACTGTAGCCTGGTCTGGGAATCTCCAGCCGGAATTTGTAACAGATATTTCGTTCAAAACATTTCTTGGACGTGGAAGCGGTGAATCGATCCAGATGAAATTCAGCGGCGATGGCTTCGTTGTCGTCCAGCCATTTGAAGAAGTCTATTATGCTCCACAAAGTTAG
- a CDS encoding ABC-F family ATP-binding cassette domain-containing protein, with product MKMITIENVTKTYGEKELFNGITFTIGERERVGLIGVNGTGKSSLLKIVAGIDQPDSGDLIFAKDYKISFLSQQPEMEHDKTVLDQVFSGEAPILKLMRDYEVILSELGEKPDDPGLQERFYELQRKMDSSDGWDANTAAKSILMQLGISDFSKKMGELSGGQKKRVALAQVLIESPDLLILDEPTNHLDYETVKWLEDYLSRYSGSLLLVTHDRYFLDRVTNRIFELDGGNLYSYKGNYASFLEAKAIREENEAATFEKKKNLFRQELEWIRRGAKARTTKQKARIQRFDKLDEEVSNVKSSEKLDISLSGSRLGKQVLELKEASKKYEDKVILDHFNLLVKPGDRLGIIGRNGTGKSTLLNILAGRISLDDGEIITGQTVKIAYYTQENEDMDESKRVIEYLKETAEIVHTTDGKTISAAQMLERFLFPPYSHGTPIRKLSGGEKRRLYLLKLLMEEPNVLLLDEPTNDLDTQTLTVLEDYLEDFPGVVITVSHDRYFLDKVVDLLLVLEGNGQTDLHYGNYSEYLEKRPKPEAAPSVPKKERVEQTEKPKKKKLSFKEQKEWAEIEDKIAGTEERLEEVQTEMANIGSDFEKGQALMNEEKELNEKLEYLIERWSYLSELAENE from the coding sequence ATGAAAATGATCACGATTGAAAACGTGACAAAAACATATGGTGAAAAAGAGCTATTCAATGGGATTACCTTTACAATTGGCGAGCGTGAAAGAGTCGGCTTGATTGGTGTGAATGGGACAGGGAAGTCCTCCTTACTCAAAATCGTAGCGGGCATTGACCAGCCGGATTCGGGAGACCTGATCTTTGCGAAAGATTATAAAATCTCGTTTCTTTCTCAACAGCCTGAAATGGAACATGATAAAACGGTTCTTGACCAGGTTTTTAGCGGAGAAGCCCCCATCTTAAAATTGATGCGAGATTATGAGGTCATTCTTTCTGAATTGGGTGAAAAACCTGATGACCCGGGCCTTCAGGAGAGGTTTTATGAGCTGCAGAGGAAGATGGATAGTTCAGATGGCTGGGATGCCAATACTGCTGCGAAATCCATTCTCATGCAGCTTGGGATTTCTGACTTCTCAAAAAAAATGGGTGAGCTATCAGGCGGGCAGAAGAAACGGGTCGCCCTTGCTCAAGTGTTGATTGAATCACCGGATTTGCTGATTCTTGATGAGCCCACGAACCATCTCGATTATGAGACGGTAAAATGGCTTGAAGATTATCTTTCAAGATATTCAGGTTCTCTTCTGCTCGTCACCCATGACCGTTATTTCCTTGACAGGGTGACCAACAGGATTTTTGAGCTTGATGGCGGAAATCTATACAGCTATAAAGGCAACTATGCGAGCTTCCTTGAAGCCAAGGCAATTCGCGAGGAAAACGAAGCCGCAACATTTGAAAAGAAGAAGAACTTGTTCAGGCAGGAACTCGAGTGGATCAGGCGCGGAGCTAAAGCGAGGACAACTAAACAGAAGGCCCGAATCCAGCGTTTTGACAAATTGGATGAAGAAGTGTCAAATGTGAAGTCCTCAGAAAAACTCGATATCTCTTTAAGTGGCAGTCGCCTGGGTAAGCAGGTGCTAGAACTGAAAGAAGCATCAAAAAAATATGAGGACAAGGTGATTTTGGATCACTTTAACCTTCTCGTGAAGCCTGGAGACAGACTGGGAATCATCGGCCGCAACGGGACAGGTAAATCGACTTTGTTGAATATTCTTGCAGGCAGGATCAGTCTTGATGACGGTGAAATCATTACCGGGCAAACTGTGAAGATTGCTTATTATACCCAAGAAAATGAAGATATGGACGAAAGTAAGCGCGTAATTGAATACCTGAAAGAAACAGCGGAGATCGTCCATACCACTGACGGCAAGACAATATCGGCTGCACAAATGCTCGAGAGATTCCTGTTCCCGCCTTATTCCCATGGAACTCCAATCAGGAAGCTTTCCGGTGGCGAGAAACGCAGACTATACTTGTTGAAGCTTTTAATGGAAGAACCAAACGTCCTGCTGCTGGATGAGCCGACGAATGATCTGGACACACAGACATTGACTGTTTTGGAAGATTACCTGGAGGACTTCCCCGGTGTCGTCATAACCGTATCCCATGACCGGTACTTCCTTGATAAAGTTGTCGATTTGCTTTTGGTTCTGGAGGGAAATGGCCAGACTGATTTGCATTACGGCAACTACTCTGAATACCTTGAAAAAAGACCGAAACCAGAAGCAGCTCCTTCAGTGCCGAAGAAGGAGAGGGTGGAGCAGACAGAAAAGCCCAAGAAAAAGAAGCTTTCCTTCAAGGAACAGAAAGAATGGGCAGAAATCGAAGATAAAATCGCAGGTACAGAAGAGCGCCTGGAAGAAGTGCAGACAGAAATGGCCAATATCGGAAGTGATTTTGAAAAGGGCCAGGCTCTGATGAATGAAGAGAAAGAACTGAATGAGAAGTTAGAGTATCTAATTGAAAGATGGAGCTATTTATCTGAGCTTGCCGAAAACGAATAA
- a CDS encoding DUF2711 family protein — protein sequence MSLKFFYPIGKDPEKDSVIGLLPDGYKSAAVIFSPFFKMPDGWNSPDAPSDEEVYKFADRVSWKEVQIRTRFDRIADVSIGVTAYVTGGCGINIYKRMDLFEKIQEAIDPDVFFPYEDQFSVLLIDDILKVLTSKGATRILYNKLIEGEGEFELKELTLDQKLFLCSGPMFLMDEHKEFGFTCYFDEASMVFFTKEDNFNCFKSTAFEGVYLEKETPIIWENHQCTHFNYDRT from the coding sequence ATGTCTTTGAAATTTTTTTATCCTATTGGAAAAGACCCCGAAAAGGATTCAGTCATCGGCCTGCTGCCTGATGGATACAAGTCGGCTGCAGTCATTTTCTCTCCTTTTTTTAAAATGCCTGATGGCTGGAATTCACCGGATGCACCTAGCGATGAGGAAGTTTACAAGTTTGCTGATAGAGTGAGCTGGAAGGAAGTTCAAATTAGAACTAGATTCGATAGAATAGCTGATGTATCTATTGGGGTAACGGCGTATGTCACAGGAGGCTGCGGTATTAATATCTACAAAAGGATGGATTTGTTCGAGAAAATTCAGGAGGCTATCGATCCGGATGTTTTTTTTCCGTATGAGGATCAATTTTCAGTTCTATTGATTGATGACATCTTAAAGGTTCTTACCTCCAAAGGAGCAACAAGAATCCTATACAATAAATTGATAGAGGGAGAAGGAGAGTTTGAATTAAAAGAATTAACCCTCGACCAAAAACTTTTCCTCTGTTCCGGCCCTATGTTCTTAATGGATGAACATAAGGAATTCGGTTTTACTTGTTACTTTGATGAAGCCTCCATGGTTTTCTTTACGAAAGAAGATAATTTCAATTGCTTCAAAAGCACTGCTTTTGAAGGTGTGTATCTTGAAAAAGAAACGCCGATCATTTGGGAAAATCATCAATGCACCCATTTTAATTATGATAGAACATAA
- a CDS encoding conserved virulence factor C family protein has translation MKIVSIEPTPSPNTMKINLDQELPMGKSNNYKKDSAAGAPEVVLNILEIEGVKGVYHVADFLAVERNAKFDWKVILPEVRKAFGEDAEESSDSAPEINEHFGEVKVLVQVYKGIPMQVKLTDGTEEKRFGLPESFVTKVGEVQTPDDNVVMVRRWKELGVRYGEFEQVGNDVVEELLAAYPPERLEELVKLAKNPGQEAQIKAAKKKIRITEADLENPDWRIRYQLLEQMEDPTIEDLPMLEKALKDEKASIRRLATVYLGMIEDKNVLPLLYKALNDKTVTVRRTAGDCLSDLGFTEAMDEMMEALKDPSKLVRWRAAMFLYEAGDERALPALKAAEDDAEFEVSMQVKLAIARIEHGEEAKGSVWKQMTEARKQ, from the coding sequence ATGAAAATTGTATCAATTGAACCAACGCCAAGCCCGAATACGATGAAGATCAATCTGGATCAAGAACTTCCTATGGGCAAGAGCAATAACTATAAAAAGGATTCGGCGGCCGGGGCTCCGGAAGTCGTCTTGAACATACTGGAAATTGAAGGGGTAAAAGGGGTTTACCATGTTGCAGATTTCCTGGCGGTCGAACGAAATGCGAAGTTTGACTGGAAAGTAATCCTTCCTGAGGTGAGGAAGGCGTTCGGAGAAGATGCCGAGGAATCTAGTGATTCTGCACCTGAAATCAATGAGCATTTTGGAGAAGTAAAGGTTCTTGTTCAAGTCTATAAGGGAATTCCGATGCAGGTAAAGTTGACAGATGGCACAGAAGAAAAGCGGTTTGGCCTGCCAGAATCCTTCGTAACAAAAGTAGGTGAGGTACAGACTCCTGACGATAATGTAGTAATGGTCCGCCGTTGGAAAGAACTCGGAGTCCGTTACGGGGAATTCGAACAGGTAGGTAATGATGTTGTTGAAGAGCTTTTGGCGGCATATCCTCCTGAGAGGCTGGAGGAGCTTGTCAAGCTTGCTAAAAATCCAGGACAGGAAGCTCAGATCAAAGCAGCAAAGAAGAAAATCAGGATCACAGAAGCTGATTTGGAAAATCCGGATTGGCGGATCAGGTACCAGCTTCTTGAGCAAATGGAAGATCCTACTATAGAGGACCTGCCGATGCTGGAAAAAGCATTGAAAGATGAGAAAGCATCCATACGCCGCCTGGCAACTGTATATTTGGGAATGATTGAAGATAAAAATGTCCTGCCATTGCTATACAAAGCCTTGAACGACAAAACAGTAACCGTTCGCCGGACAGCGGGTGACTGCTTATCGGACCTTGGTTTTACGGAAGCAATGGACGAAATGATGGAAGCACTAAAGGACCCAAGCAAGCTTGTCCGCTGGAGAGCGGCAATGTTCCTTTATGAAGCAGGTGATGAAAGGGCACTTCCTGCGTTAAAGGCTGCAGAAGATGACGCTGAATTCGAAGTAAGCATGCAGGTGAAACTGGCGATTGCCCGTATCGAGCATGGCGAGGAAGCAAAAGGATCAGTCTGGAAACAGATGACGGAAGCAAGAAAACAATAA
- a CDS encoding DegV family protein produces the protein MKKIAWVTDSTAYLDEELKNHPDVYQVPMTIVLDDVEYLDGKDLTAEQLYEKLKTVKTAPKTSQPPVGVFMELYEKLEKDYDLVFAVLISSKLSGTVASSVQAAQDVNIPVITFDSKILTYPLTSLLKKGIALAEQGASIEEIKEKLEMIRDSNETYVMIGSLEQLHRSGRMSGMQFYLGSMLSIKPIISIEDGALNTKEKVRSDKKARDKIFDYLRHSHEKYGVKEVYILYGLHKEVAEEWQSELETIFPDLTFLSCPIGAVIGVHAGEHTIGISWNNKDV, from the coding sequence TTGAAAAAAATCGCATGGGTTACAGATAGTACAGCCTACCTGGATGAGGAATTGAAGAATCATCCAGATGTATATCAGGTTCCGATGACCATCGTGCTGGATGACGTAGAATACCTTGATGGCAAGGACCTGACTGCAGAACAATTATATGAAAAATTAAAGACTGTGAAGACGGCGCCGAAGACCTCTCAGCCCCCTGTGGGCGTATTTATGGAACTATATGAGAAGCTAGAGAAAGATTATGATCTCGTATTTGCAGTACTGATTTCGTCCAAGCTGAGCGGAACAGTCGCCTCAAGTGTACAAGCCGCACAAGATGTCAATATTCCTGTCATAACCTTTGATTCTAAAATTCTCACTTACCCATTGACTTCCCTATTAAAAAAGGGCATTGCGCTGGCGGAACAGGGCGCATCGATCGAGGAGATTAAGGAAAAGCTGGAAATGATACGCGATTCCAATGAAACCTATGTGATGATTGGCAGCTTGGAACAGCTCCATCGCAGCGGCCGTATGTCAGGAATGCAATTCTACCTTGGAAGCATGCTGAGTATCAAGCCTATTATCAGCATTGAAGATGGCGCGTTGAATACGAAAGAAAAGGTCCGAAGCGACAAAAAAGCTCGTGACAAAATATTCGATTATTTAAGACATTCTCACGAGAAATACGGAGTTAAGGAAGTGTACATCCTCTATGGCCTTCATAAAGAGGTTGCAGAGGAATGGCAAAGCGAACTAGAGACGATATTTCCTGACCTCACTTTCCTAAGCTGCCCAATTGGAGCCGTAATCGGCGTCCACGCAGGAGAACATACAATCGGAATCAGCTGGAATAACAAAGATGTATAA